In Eublepharis macularius isolate TG4126 chromosome 4, MPM_Emac_v1.0, whole genome shotgun sequence, the following are encoded in one genomic region:
- the SPRYD4 gene encoding SPRY domain-containing protein 4 → MAAPVLRALRRRGRVVCSLGNSFLGGAPRREINFKLDERTAHSSLDLFKKNTGVIYRMVGIDPTKVPQNLERFRDWAVVLGDTAVSSGRHYWEVTVKRSQQFRIGVADLDISREGCIGVDDRSWVFAYAHRRWNAMFANETTPISNIGHPDRVGVLLDCDGKNLSLVDVSKLELVHSMPAEFQGPVVPAFALWDGELLTHSGLDVPEKLNGN, encoded by the exons ATGGCGGCGCCCGTGCTGCGAGCGCTGAGGCGGCGAGGGCGGGTTGTGTGCAGCCTGGGAAACAGTTTCTTAGGCGGAGCGCCCCGGAGAG AGATCAATTTTAAACTAGACGAAAGAACAGCCCACAGCAGCTTGGATCTGTTCAAAAAGAATACTGGTGTTATTTACCGCATGGTTGGGATTGACCCCACCAAAGTGCCTCAGAACCTCGAACGCTTCAGAGATTGGGCTGTAGTGCTGGGTGACACCGCTGTGTCTAGTGGACGCCATTACTGGGAAGTGACAGTCAAACGGTCGCAGCAGTTTCGTATTGGGGTGGCTGATCTGGATATCTCCCGGGAAGGATGCATTGGGGTAGATGATCGCTCCTGGGTCTTTGCCTATGCTCACCGTCGCTGGAATGCCATGTTTGCCAATGAGACTACTCCGATCAGTAACATTGGCCATCCGGACAGAGTGGGTGTGTTGTTGGACTGTGATGGCAAGAATCTCAGCTTGGTTGATGTAAGCAAACTTGAACTCGTCCATAGCATGCCTGCTGAGTTCCAGGGCCCTGTGGTACCTGCTTTTGCCCTCTGGGATGGCGAGTTGCTAACACATTCAGGTCTTGATGTGCCTGAGAAACTCAATGGGAACTGA